The stretch of DNA TTCTCTGTAGGCGATTGACACCCCGAAGTGATATCTGCGAATCAACCCGAATTAACCGACCATAAATGGTCGGTCTACAATAACTTTCTCAGGAAACCGCCCGCTTTCTTAAGCCGCGCTTGCGCCTTTCTCCGGTCGAGCGACAGCCGGTTCATCACAATCGCCGTTTTTACCGACCCGCCGGCTTCGACGAGAAGTCTATCCGCTTCGGCATACCCTATCTTCAGAAACTCCATCAAAATCTTCCGCGACCGCGCCGCCAGTTTCTCGCTTCTCGCCTGTAAATCGACCATCAGGTTACCGTAAGTCTTCCCCAGAAGTATCATCGCCGTGGTCGATATGAGATTCAATGTCATCTTCTGCGCCGTTCCTGACTTCATACGTGTCGAGCCGGTTATGACCTCGGGACCGACCGGAAGTTCTATCAAGATATCGGGACGCGCTTTCAGCGACGCCTTATTGCAGACAATCAAAACTGTCTTTGCCCCTGCAGAGCGGGCATATCTGATTCCCGCAATGGTGTACGGCGTCCGGACCGAGGCCGCAATTCCAATTAGCAAATCTTTCCGGCTGAATCTGATTTTCTTCAAATCAGCGACCGCCCAATCTTCCCGGTCTTCCGCTCCCTCTTTGGAAAGTATCAAAGCGCCATGCCCGCCTGATATCAGTCCGACAATCTGCCCGCGGTCAGTCCCGAACGTAGGGGGGCATTCCGCCGCATCCAGCACCCCCAGCCGTCCTGACGTTCCCGCGCCGATATAGATAACTCTTCCCCCTTTCCTTAAGGTATCGGCGTACATCCTCGCGGCGCGGGCTATCGACGGCAGCACTTTCGCTACCACTGAGGCCACTTTCCTGTCTTCACGATTAATGATTCTGACAATCTTAAGCGGGGAGAGGGTGTCAATCTTTGAGGTCGCCGGATTTCTCTGTTCGGTGCTGAGATTCTGCAAAGTTCTGACTAATTCCACCCGGCGGGTGGAGATATTTTCACTCTTACGGCTCTTTTTCATAAGCCGGAATTAAGAGAATAATATGACAGAAGAAAAGAGAAATTTGAGACGATTACTGAAGGGTCACATACATCGAGTCGCGCGGCGACACCACGATTGCTCCCCAGGAACCGGTAAATTTATTGCGGGCGATATTGGGCGCCAATCCGGCCGGGAATCCGGTCGGAAGATTCCCTCCCGGCACCGGCGAGCCGTAATAGGCGTAAACATAAATATAGTACCATCCGGTATCGAGCTGCCCCGAGAGACGAAACGCATCCGGCGGAATAGTCACCAGGGTGGCGCCATCCGGCACGAATCCGAAATATCCGTTGGTCTGATAAGCTGATTCCCGAAGCACCACACCGTAGGCATACCCATTACTCCCTCCGGAAGCGGTCCAGTCCACCCGGACCGTGGTCGCCCCGCCGCCGTTTATCCGACTGGCAGGGAATATGGAGGTTATCTGAAGATCGGCCGGAACCGTGAACAAGAGCGAATCGGCGAAGAAAGTCGAGTCGAGAATTCGCAAGCGGTAATTGCCGGTTCGCA from Candidatus Zixiibacteriota bacterium encodes:
- the murQ gene encoding N-acetylmuramic acid 6-phosphate etherase; amino-acid sequence: MKKSRKSENISTRRVELVRTLQNLSTEQRNPATSKIDTLSPLKIVRIINREDRKVASVVAKVLPSIARAARMYADTLRKGGRVIYIGAGTSGRLGVLDAAECPPTFGTDRGQIVGLISGGHGALILSKEGAEDREDWAVADLKKIRFSRKDLLIGIAASVRTPYTIAGIRYARSAGAKTVLIVCNKASLKARPDILIELPVGPEVITGSTRMKSGTAQKMTLNLISTTAMILLGKTYGNLMVDLQARSEKLAARSRKILMEFLKIGYAEADRLLVEAGGSVKTAIVMNRLSLDRRKAQARLKKAGGFLRKLL